Below is a window of Oceaniferula flava DNA.
TCCTAGATGTCTTCTACTTGAGCTTCTACATGTTTAGCTGATGATAGGTGTTTAAGAAGACGTGTCGCTCACCAGCGGCTAACGTTTTCCGATTAACCTGTTGAATCTCACCTTGGACCCGGTCACCCGATCCTTGGCCAGTCCACTGTTTTGGCGCCTTTTACCCTAGTGGACGTCGGGTAAATAGACGTTGCCGTCAATTAAGCAGCAAGTGCGAGCTCGTTAGAGTCTGCAATTAGTTTGTTTGAACGGCTTTTTTAAGAGGCCAACCGATCAACCTCTACATGCGACCCATGTTTCCAACATCCAGTCGAAACCATGACGCCCCCAAAAAGATGTCATCCTTCAGGAGATGGGGAGAAGGTGCTTCACATTGGCGGATTTGCAAGTGGAAATTTGGGCATAAAAAATCCCCCGATAGCGTGAGCTACGGGGGGATTTCGGAATATAGAACGGTTAATCGTTTAGTTGCGGATGCTGGAGTTCATGATGGTATCGAGTTTACCATTCTTGAAACTGACCATTTTTCCCTGTTTACCGTCACCTGTTGGAAGGCTGACCTGCCAAGCGTGGTAAGGTTGATCTTTTTGACGCATTTCACTGCGAAGGTAGTAGCTGACGTAGACTTTCTTATCGGTAATAGGTGCGAAGCCCAGGGCTTCGAGAGCGGTCTTGGCTTTGCTAACGGAGTCTTCGATCAAGACCTCACTGGGAGCGGGGAGCTTGCTGAAGTCGAGGTCTTCAAAAATGCGCATCGAGCTTTTGTCTCGGGCGTAGTAGTTGGCCTTACCTTTGTCATCAACGCTGACGCTGTGCGTTTTATCGCCACCGTCGTAGAAGCTGAATGACCAGCGTTTGCGGGTGCCATCGTAGTTGCTGGACATTGAGTAGAGTTTCATCTTTTCACCCGCGGCGGCGATCGTCTCGTTCTTGAGTGCGATATCGAGGGCTTCCTTGGGGGTATTGACATCGGCCATAGCGGCTGTGGCCATGGCAAATGCGGCAAAACATGTGGTTGCGAGTTTGTGGGTTATTGTTTTCATAACGTATATTAGATTACACAAACGTTCGGATTTCTAGCAAGACGTAATGACGAAAAAACTATTCATTATTTAGAATATAAAAGCCTCGCAAAGATGAATATGAAACTCATCTGCAAGGCTTGGTGTGTTGGTTGTAAGTTATTTACTATGAATGTTTTACAGGGTGTGACCCATGCGGTCTTTTTTCGTCTGCAAATACTTCTGGTTGTGAGGATTGGCAGGTAAACTGAGCGGGATTTGCTCGATGATTTCGAGGTTGTAACCCTCGAGCCCGATCATTTTTTTCGGATTGTTGGTGAGCAGTTTGATCTTTCTGACGCCGAGATCGTAGAGGATTTGCGCCCCCATGCCGTAGTTCCGCAGGTCTTCGCCGTAGCCCAACTTTTCGTTGGCCTCGATGGTATCCAATCCTTGCTCTTGCAGCTTGTAGGCGTGGATTTTGGCGGGCAATCCGATGCCGCGTCCTTCCTGGCGAAGGTAGAGCAGGACGCCTCCTTCTTCGGCAATCTGGCGCATGGCCGCATCCAACTGGCCCCCGCAGTCACAACGCTGGGAGTGGAACACGTCACCGGTGAGGCATTCCGAGTGCACCCGCACGAGCGTCGGCTCATCGGGAGATATCTCACCCCGGGTGAACGCGAGGTGATGGCCGCCGCTGGTGGTGTCTTCGGCATCGACGTAGTAGAGGTGACAGTCGAACTTGCCGTAGTCGGTGGGCATGTCGATGGTCTCGCCGCGCTGCACCAGTTTTTCGGACCGGCGACGGAATTCAATCAGGTCGGCGATGGTGCAGGCTTTGAGTTGGTGGGTTTGTTGATACTCGCCGAGGTCACCGGCGCGGGCCATGGTGCCGTCTTCGTTCATGATTTCGCAGATGACACCGGCCTCCGGCAGTCCGGCCATGCGGGCGAGATCCACGGCGGCTTCGGTGTGTCCGGCGCGGCGCAGCACCCCTCCGGGGATCGCTTGCAGGGGGAAGATGTGGCCCGGCTGGACAAAGGCATCTGCCTTCGCCTCGGGGTTCGCGAGCAGGTGAATGGCGCGCGCGCGGTCGGCGGCGGAGATGCCCGTGGTGACGCCTTCGGCGGCATCGATGGAAACGGTGAAGGCGGTCTTCATCGATTCC
It encodes the following:
- a CDS encoding bifunctional 3,4-dihydroxy-2-butanone-4-phosphate synthase/GTP cyclohydrolase II, whose translation is MSSLTLHPIDEIISEIAAGKMVIVTDDPGRENEADLVAAASMVTPEIIAFMANHGRGLICAPITAQRATELDLPPMTARNTESMKTAFTVSIDAAEGVTTGISAADRARAIHLLANPEAKADAFVQPGHIFPLQAIPGGVLRRAGHTEAAVDLARMAGLPEAGVICEIMNEDGTMARAGDLGEYQQTHQLKACTIADLIEFRRRSEKLVQRGETIDMPTDYGKFDCHLYYVDAEDTTSGGHHLAFTRGEISPDEPTLVRVHSECLTGDVFHSQRCDCGGQLDAAMRQIAEEGGVLLYLRQEGRGIGLPAKIHAYKLQEQGLDTIEANEKLGYGEDLRNYGMGAQILYDLGVRKIKLLTNNPKKMIGLEGYNLEIIEQIPLSLPANPHNQKYLQTKKDRMGHTL